In one Yoonia rosea genomic region, the following are encoded:
- a CDS encoding MupA/Atu3671 family FMN-dependent luciferase-like monooxygenase, with amino-acid sequence MSTFRAVIIGNESLAMQCGEMLRDAGHTLAAVVTRNADVAQWAKDAGLPVVSSDDDLLEALSGLSFDWLLSIANLDMIPDAVLALPTRGAANFHDGPLPRYAGLNAPVWALLAGEAEYGISWHLIEGGVDEGGLLAQSFFDVAPDENVLTLNAKCYAAAIDSFETVIDKLASDAPVVTAQDLTQRTYFAKNDRPPNAARLDFTQTARKIMTLVHALDHGDYWNPLTCPKIATDAGVFLVAKAAAEKTASDAAPGTVIAVGDDSLTIATATAPVTLRGLRDAVGRAVAVADIVRAGDVLPKLVSEEAEALTAALKATLKHEGTWRKALAAMTPANLPLIDMGAGEGEIISLPLTGNADDLARALGALGAALSDDPVTLALGVAHEHPGYLNDWVPVGADDDFDAAAAHGPFAADLCARIPGGVAMPALGLSKEGHIKGTALTVAGNTLYADTGKMSAQAAQLMAARLDHMAAQIAKDGTPTILSEAERQTLLYDWNATATDYPADQCIHQAFEAQVARTPDAEALAFEGESLTYAELNARANALANVLRAKGVGPDAIVGLHLRRSSALLIGALAIMKAGGAYLPMDPAYPADRTAHFIADSGTKVIVTDSALAADLPPSAAETVLVDALPAGTETGNPDSGVTGAHLAYMIYTSGSTGKPKGVMVEHRNVANFFTGMDDRIAHNPPGVWMAVTSLSFDISVLELFWTLARGFKLVVSGDENRALVAGEGSAPGVGMDFSLFYWGNDDGIGRDKYRSLLEGAQFADKNGFCAVWTPERHFHAFGGPYPNPSVTGAAVAAVTQNLAVRAGSCVAPLHHTARIAEEWAVIDNLTNGRTGLAIASGWQPDDFVLRPENTPPKNKPAMFDAIRDLRKLWVGETVEFPRANGEMHGVVTQPRPVSKKLNVWVTTAGNPETWKGAGTNGCNVLTHLLGQSVDEVAEKIVIYHDALRAAGHNPDDFTVTLMLHSFLSDTRDHAREIAREPMKDYLRAAAGLIKQYAWAFPAFKKPKGVENPMQIDLGSLDEDEMDGILEFAFERYFNDSGLFGTVEDAIERVKEVKAIGVTEVACLIDYGIDVDLVLEGLKPLAKVVAASNQEVTQGDYSIAAQIARHKVTHLQCTPSMAQMLTMNDEARAALSGIKHMMVGGEALPGALADELRRVTGGHVENMYGPTETTIWSTTQTAEAGQGAVPIGTPIANTQVYVLDDDMQPVPVGVPGELYIGGAGVTRGYFQRDELTAERFLPNPFADGRMYRTGDLARWRPDGRLDFLGRADFQVKLRGYRVELGEIESIIDRHQTVQQSVVVAREDTPGVVQLVGYLLADGKVDEAALRKEMLQSLPDYMVPRHFVTLDAFPLTPNKKIDRKALPAPALGQAPAAPAPVVAPTAPAAPVDLGSEAEISDRIAAIWSATLGVQQIGAKDSFFDLGGHSLLAVQVHREIRASMGVQKLSITDIFRAPTLGALARIVAQKAGAQPAPAQPAPETPLPAAAPATAQATGNNLQDAMARRREMRERRRNR; translated from the coding sequence ATGTCCACATTTCGCGCGGTTATCATCGGCAATGAATCCCTTGCCATGCAATGTGGCGAGATGCTGCGCGATGCGGGCCACACCCTTGCCGCAGTTGTGACGCGTAACGCGGATGTGGCGCAGTGGGCCAAGGATGCGGGCCTGCCGGTTGTGTCCTCTGACGATGATCTGTTGGAGGCCCTGTCGGGCCTGTCTTTTGACTGGCTTTTGTCTATCGCCAACCTTGATATGATCCCCGATGCCGTGCTGGCCCTACCTACGCGCGGGGCTGCAAATTTCCATGACGGCCCTTTGCCGCGCTATGCGGGCCTGAATGCGCCGGTTTGGGCGCTCTTGGCAGGTGAGGCCGAATACGGCATCAGCTGGCACTTGATCGAAGGTGGTGTGGATGAAGGCGGACTGCTGGCGCAGAGCTTTTTTGACGTAGCCCCTGATGAAAACGTCCTGACGCTGAACGCGAAATGCTATGCCGCCGCCATCGACAGTTTCGAGACTGTGATTGACAAGCTTGCCAGCGATGCCCCCGTCGTCACTGCGCAAGACCTGACGCAGCGGACCTATTTTGCCAAAAATGACAGACCGCCCAACGCCGCACGTCTGGATTTCACCCAAACTGCGCGCAAGATTATGACACTCGTGCATGCGCTGGACCACGGCGACTATTGGAACCCGCTGACCTGTCCCAAGATCGCGACGGATGCAGGTGTGTTCCTTGTGGCGAAAGCGGCTGCTGAAAAAACCGCGTCTGATGCGGCCCCCGGTACGGTGATTGCGGTGGGTGATGACAGTCTCACCATTGCAACGGCCACCGCGCCGGTCACCTTGCGGGGGTTGCGTGACGCGGTGGGGCGCGCTGTCGCTGTCGCAGATATTGTACGTGCCGGCGATGTGCTTCCAAAGCTTGTTTCCGAAGAAGCTGAGGCGCTGACCGCAGCGCTCAAAGCCACACTGAAACACGAGGGGACATGGCGCAAAGCGCTTGCGGCGATGACCCCTGCCAACTTGCCGCTGATCGACATGGGGGCGGGTGAAGGCGAGATTATCAGCCTGCCGTTGACGGGTAATGCCGATGATTTGGCCCGTGCGCTTGGGGCGTTGGGGGCCGCGTTGTCCGATGATCCTGTCACGCTGGCGCTGGGCGTAGCTCATGAACATCCCGGGTATCTGAATGACTGGGTGCCCGTAGGCGCGGACGATGATTTTGATGCCGCCGCCGCCCATGGCCCATTTGCCGCTGATCTTTGCGCCCGTATTCCCGGTGGCGTGGCGATGCCTGCCTTGGGCCTGTCCAAAGAGGGCCACATCAAAGGGACTGCCCTGACGGTGGCGGGGAACACGCTCTACGCCGATACGGGCAAGATGAGCGCGCAGGCCGCGCAATTGATGGCCGCGCGCCTTGATCATATGGCTGCACAGATCGCCAAGGACGGGACCCCCACGATCCTGTCCGAGGCAGAGCGCCAGACCCTTCTTTATGACTGGAACGCGACCGCCACGGACTACCCTGCCGACCAGTGTATCCATCAGGCATTTGAAGCGCAGGTCGCCCGCACCCCGGATGCCGAGGCGCTGGCCTTTGAGGGCGAAAGCCTGACCTATGCGGAACTGAACGCCCGCGCCAATGCGTTAGCCAATGTGCTGCGCGCCAAAGGCGTTGGCCCTGACGCGATTGTCGGCCTGCACCTGCGGCGATCCTCGGCGCTTTTGATCGGGGCCTTGGCGATCATGAAGGCAGGCGGTGCCTATCTGCCGATGGACCCTGCCTATCCCGCCGACCGGACCGCGCATTTTATTGCAGACAGCGGCACCAAAGTGATCGTCACCGACAGCGCGCTTGCCGCCGATTTGCCGCCCTCCGCCGCCGAAACCGTGCTGGTTGATGCATTGCCCGCAGGCACCGAGACGGGTAATCCAGATAGCGGCGTCACAGGCGCGCATCTGGCCTATATGATCTATACCTCAGGCTCGACCGGGAAACCTAAAGGCGTGATGGTCGAACACCGCAATGTCGCGAATTTCTTTACCGGCATGGACGACCGCATTGCGCATAACCCGCCCGGTGTGTGGATGGCGGTAACATCGCTGTCGTTTGATATTTCGGTGCTCGAACTGTTCTGGACCCTCGCGCGGGGCTTCAAGCTGGTGGTCTCTGGCGATGAAAACCGTGCGCTTGTCGCAGGTGAAGGCAGCGCGCCGGGTGTGGGTATGGATTTCAGCCTGTTTTACTGGGGCAATGATGACGGGATCGGACGCGACAAGTACAGGTCGCTTCTGGAAGGCGCGCAGTTCGCCGACAAGAACGGGTTTTGCGCTGTCTGGACGCCTGAGCGGCATTTCCACGCCTTTGGCGGCCCTTATCCCAATCCTTCTGTGACAGGTGCGGCCGTTGCCGCCGTGACCCAGAATCTCGCAGTGCGTGCGGGGTCTTGCGTGGCACCTCTGCATCATACTGCACGGATTGCCGAAGAATGGGCGGTGATTGATAACCTGACAAACGGGCGGACGGGGCTTGCCATTGCCTCTGGCTGGCAGCCCGATGATTTTGTGCTGCGGCCTGAAAACACGCCGCCCAAGAACAAGCCCGCGATGTTCGATGCGATCCGCGATTTGCGCAAACTCTGGGTTGGTGAAACGGTGGAATTCCCGCGCGCGAATGGCGAGATGCACGGTGTCGTCACGCAGCCGCGCCCTGTTTCAAAGAAACTGAACGTGTGGGTCACGACCGCTGGCAACCCCGAGACGTGGAAAGGGGCCGGCACCAATGGCTGTAACGTGCTGACCCACCTGCTGGGCCAAAGCGTGGATGAAGTCGCCGAAAAGATCGTGATCTATCATGATGCCTTGCGCGCGGCAGGCCATAATCCGGATGACTTCACCGTCACCCTGATGCTGCACAGCTTCCTGTCCGATACCCGTGACCATGCCCGCGAAATCGCCCGCGAGCCGATGAAGGACTATCTGCGCGCCGCTGCTGGCCTGATCAAGCAATACGCCTGGGCGTTTCCTGCGTTCAAGAAACCCAAGGGCGTCGAAAACCCGATGCAGATTGATCTTGGCTCGCTCGACGAAGACGAGATGGACGGGATTCTGGAATTCGCCTTTGAGCGCTATTTCAACGACAGCGGGCTTTTCGGCACGGTCGAGGATGCCATTGAGCGCGTGAAAGAGGTCAAGGCCATTGGCGTCACCGAGGTTGCTTGCCTGATTGATTACGGCATTGACGTGGATCTTGTATTGGAGGGGCTGAAGCCGCTGGCAAAGGTCGTGGCCGCCAGCAATCAAGAGGTGACACAGGGCGACTATTCTATCGCCGCCCAGATCGCCCGCCATAAAGTCACGCATCTGCAATGCACGCCCTCGATGGCGCAAATGCTGACCATGAACGATGAGGCGCGCGCGGCCCTTTCGGGGATCAAACATATGATGGTCGGGGGCGAGGCTTTGCCGGGCGCGTTGGCGGATGAGTTGCGCAGGGTTACCGGCGGGCATGTCGAAAACATGTACGGCCCGACGGAAACGACGATCTGGTCAACCACCCAAACCGCTGAAGCGGGCCAGGGTGCTGTGCCCATCGGCACGCCCATCGCGAATACGCAGGTTTACGTACTGGATGACGACATGCAGCCGGTGCCTGTTGGCGTTCCGGGCGAGCTTTATATCGGCGGCGCAGGTGTGACGCGGGGCTATTTCCAGCGCGATGAACTGACTGCCGAACGCTTCCTGCCCAACCCCTTTGCTGATGGGCGGATGTATCGCACGGGTGATCTGGCACGCTGGCGGCCTGATGGGCGGCTGGATTTTCTGGGGCGCGCTGATTTTCAGGTCAAACTGCGCGGGTACCGGGTGGAACTGGGCGAAATCGAAAGCATCATCGACCGGCATCAGACGGTCCAGCAATCTGTTGTCGTCGCGCGCGAAGACACGCCCGGGGTGGTCCAGCTGGTTGGCTATCTGTTGGCCGATGGCAAGGTGGACGAGGCCGCATTGCGCAAAGAGATGCTGCAATCCCTGCCGGACTATATGGTGCCGCGCCATTTTGTGACGTTGGATGCCTTTCCTTTGACGCCCAACAAGAAGATCGACCGCAAAGCGCTGCCGGCACCCGCCCTTGGGCAGGCCCCCGCTGCACCCGCGCCGGTCGTTGCACCCACGGCACCGGCAGCCCCTGTTGATCTGGGGTCAGAGGCCGAGATCAGCGACAGGATCGCAGCGATCTGGTCTGCGACGCTTGGTGTTCAGCAAATCGGCGCGAAAGACAGTTTCTTTGATCTTGGCGGGCATTCCCTGCTGGCCGTGCAGGTCCACCGCGAAATTCGCGCGTCGATGGGTGTGCAGAAACTGTCGATTACAGATATTTTCCGCGCGCCCACCTTGGGCGCATTGGCAAGGATTGTTGCGCAAAAGGCCGGTGCACAGCCCGCACCGGCGCAACCCGCCCCTGAAACGCCTCTGCCAGCGGCAGCACCTGCAACAGCGCAAGCCACAGGCAACAACCTGCAAGACGCGATGGCCCGCCGCCGCGAAATGCGTGAGCGCAGGCGTAATCGCTGA
- a CDS encoding glycosyltransferase family 2 protein: MADPRILTIVLNYKTAQMTLEAADAARVAMQGLPGEIVIVDNDSQDGSFETMAAHVVSAGWDRTRVIQSGRNGGFGAGNNVGIRAGLSDGGRPDYVYILNSDAFPKPDAIRVLYDHLNTIPSTGFAGSFIAGEDGVQHTTTFRFPSIWSELEGSINFGPISKVLKSYRVPRELMETAPVDWLAGASMMIRQDVLDEVGLFDETFFLYFEETDLCRRVQKAGYQGMFLADSVVTHLGSVSTGMKEWRRVPDYWFDSRWYYFAKNHGRAYAACATILHLTGGSLHWLRCKLTSKRHGAAPHFLRTMAAHDFAAMFKPTRGRPVLARTQTGGE; the protein is encoded by the coding sequence ATGGCTGATCCGCGCATCCTGACAATCGTGCTGAACTACAAGACAGCACAGATGACGCTGGAAGCGGCAGACGCCGCGCGGGTGGCGATGCAGGGTTTACCGGGCGAGATTGTGATCGTCGACAACGACAGTCAGGACGGATCGTTTGAGACGATGGCGGCGCATGTCGTCTCTGCGGGCTGGGACAGGACCCGCGTGATCCAGTCAGGCCGCAACGGCGGCTTTGGCGCAGGGAATAATGTGGGTATTCGCGCGGGGCTGTCGGATGGCGGCAGGCCGGATTACGTCTATATCCTGAACTCGGACGCCTTTCCCAAACCCGATGCGATCCGCGTGCTTTATGACCATTTGAATACGATCCCGAGCACCGGTTTCGCCGGAAGCTTTATCGCCGGTGAAGACGGTGTGCAGCACACGACGACCTTCCGCTTCCCCTCAATCTGGAGCGAATTGGAAGGGTCCATCAATTTCGGCCCTATCAGCAAGGTGCTGAAATCCTATCGGGTGCCCAGAGAGTTGATGGAGACAGCCCCTGTCGATTGGCTGGCCGGTGCCAGCATGATGATCCGGCAGGACGTGCTGGATGAAGTCGGGTTGTTTGACGAGACATTCTTTTTGTATTTCGAGGAAACAGATCTGTGCCGCCGTGTGCAAAAAGCGGGGTATCAGGGTATGTTTCTTGCAGATAGCGTGGTCACACATCTGGGGTCTGTTTCAACGGGCATGAAGGAATGGCGGCGCGTGCCGGATTACTGGTTCGATTCGCGCTGGTATTACTTCGCCAAGAACCATGGGCGCGCTTATGCTGCCTGTGCCACGATCCTGCATTTGACAGGCGGCAGCCTGCACTGGCTACGCTGCAAACTGACCAGCAAACGCCATGGCGCGGCCCCGCATTTCCTGCGGACCATGGCTGCGCATGACTTTGCAGCAATGTTCAAACCTACGCGCGGGCGGCCTGTTCTGGCACGAACGCAAACCGGAGGAGAGTGA